Proteins encoded together in one Antennarius striatus isolate MH-2024 chromosome 13, ASM4005453v1, whole genome shotgun sequence window:
- the LOC137606329 gene encoding reticulon-4 receptor-like 1, which produces MFRRGYGGVELLLVLCGLDLSLPCPRHCICYTSPSTVSCQAHNFHAVPEGIPAQSERVFLQNNKIQRLLRGHFSPTTTMLWLYSNNISYIQPSSFHGFDRLEELDLGDNRHLKAVASDTFLGLGRLHALHLYRCGLISLPPGIFAGLHNLQYLYLQDNQLEFLEDDLFIDLLNLSHLFLHGNRLWSLRQNTFRGLGVLDRLLLHQNRIQWVDRLAFHDLRRLTTLYLFNNSLTELSGGSLTLLPALEYLRLNDNPWECDCKALSLWDWLRRFRGSTSSVLCVSPPDLAEKDLKMMKKEELPSCMSNEGHTRGAPGGEVEHGESLNHLNRHRNHQNHHQRPYLPHGDQHNLPSPSPLPRPPKGSRRNCTRRGRKTKGGLNEVQVLQGEGEKDYAAKGGKYDLSANARRKNKCIPRTSVGPPSGVQRANNKAGSHPGYYKICLPSALLLSLISAILC; this is translated from the exons GTTATGGTGGGGTGGAGTTACTCTTGGTGCTGTGTGGCCTGGATCTCTCTCTGCCCTGCCCTCGTCACTGCATCTGCTATACCTCGCCCAGCACCGTCTCCTGTCAGGCCCACAACTTCCATGCCGTGCCTGAGGGCATACCCGCCCAGAGCGAGCGTGTCTTCCTGCAAAACAACAAGATCCAGCGACTACTTCGTGGCCACTTttcacccaccaccaccatgctGTGGCTTTATTCCAACAATATCTCTTACATACAACCATCCTCCTTCCACGGCTTTGACCGCCTGGAGGAACTTGACCTCGGGGACAACCGCCACCTAAAGGCCGTTGCTTCAGACACCTTCCTGGGTCTGGGTAGACTACATGCCCTGCACCTATACCGCTGTGGCCTGATCAGCCTGCCTCCAGGGATCTTCGCAGGCCTCCATAATCTTCAGTATCTCTACCTACAG GACAACCAGTTAGAGTTCCTGGAGGATGATTTGTTCATCGATCTACTGAACCTCAGTCATCTCTTTCTGCATGGCAATCGACTGTGGAGCCTTCGTCAGAACACTTTCCGTGGTTTGGGAGTCTTAGACCGCCTGCTTCTACACCAGAACCGTATCCAATGGGTTGATCGCTTAGCTTTCCATGATCTGCGACGGCTCACTACACTATACCTGTTCAATAACTCCCTGACTGAGCTATCTGGTGGTAGCTTGACTCTACTGCCGGCCCTGGAGTACCTACGTCTTAACGATAACCCCTGGGAATGTGACTGCAAGGCACTGTCACTTTGGGATTGGCTGCGGAGATTCAGAGGCTCCACGTCGTCAGTATTGTGTGTTTCACCACCAGACCTTGCAGAAAAAGACctgaaaatgatgaagaaagaGGAGCTTCCCAGTTGCATGTCAAATGAAGGTCATACACGTGGCGCCCCCGGTGGAGAAGTGGAGCATGGAGAGTCATTAAACCACCTGAATCGTCACAGAAACCATCAAAACCACCATCAGCGGCCATACTTGCCCCATGGGGACCAGCACAACTTGCCTTCACCCTCTCCCCTGCCACGGCCACCGAAGGGAAGTCGCAGAAACTGTACCCGCCGGGGCCGCAAAACAAAAGGGGGCCTCAATGAGGTGCAGGTATtgcagggggagggggagaaagACTATGCTGCAAAAGGAGGTAAATATGACCTATCAGCAAATGCAAGGAGGAAGAACAAGTGCATCCCCAGAACTTCTGTTGGCCCACCAAGTGGGGTCCAGAGAGCCAATAATAAAGCAGGGTCACACCCTGGATATTATAAGATCTGTTTACCCTCAGCTCTGCTGCTGTCACTCATCTCTGCGATCCTATGCTGA